Part of the Paenibacillus sp. JNUCC32 genome is shown below.
CGGCAGAAATTTGGCGCGAATATTACGTATCCATCATTTCTATGGAGCAGATCGAATATATGATCGGCAAATATCAAGCTGTCCCGGCGATTACGGATCAGATCCGGAATCAGGACTACGAATATTACTTGATCCATTCGGCTGACTCCTCCACCGTCGGTTATATGTCGGTCAGACAAGAAGAGGACAAGCTCTTCCTGAGCAAGTTTTACATTAGCAAGGAGCAACGCGGACGCGGCTATGCCAGTCAAGCGATGGTGTTCCTGGAAGAGCTGTGTAAGAACCGAAGCTTGAGCCATATTTGGCTGACGGTCAATCGACATAATGAATCCAGCATCGCCGTATATGAGAAAAAAGGCTATCGGACCGTGAGGGAACAAATCGCGGATATCGGGAATGGATTCGTGATGGACGATTATATAATGGAAAAGGAAATTTCGGTTTCATAAAGTGCACGGCTTAATATCCATGCTGAAAAAAACGATGCAACCCAAGCCCATTCGCTTGGGTTGCTTTTATAAAGGGGATGGCTAGCCTGATTTTCAAGATAGCAATCCATAAGAAACCCATTCTTGGTTGTTTTGCTATGATTGAAAAAAAGGAGTTGATTGAGGATGACAGTCAAACTTACCCCTTATTTAAATATGGAAGGGAATGCAAGGGAAGCTATCCGCTTCTATGAACAAGCTTTAGATGCCGAAGTCCTTTCCATCATTACTTACGGAGACATGCCGGAAATGCCGAACACATACACGGATGCATTAAATCAGCTTGTCGCACATGCGAAGCTGCGGATTGGCGAAGCTGAACTCATGTTCTCGGATGCACCGACCGGCACCTCGATTCCGAAAGGCAAACAGGTCACCATCTGCATTTCAACGAATAGCGTGGAGACATCCAAACGATTTTTTGAAGCCTTGGAGCAAGAGGGTCAAGTGAATATGCCGTTCGAGGAAGCCCCTTTTAGCCCAGGCTTTGGCGATGTAACCGATAAATTCGGCGTGACCTTCCAGATTTATACTGAGGATTAATGCCTTTTCATGAAGTGCGAAACTGACTTTAAGTACTAAACCTAGTCCGTTACCAAGGCTGGGTTTACTGCTTTTTACAGAGTATCGCTTGTGTGGGATGACATCCGCCTCTATAACTTTGATATAATGCTGCGAGTGGTTTTACACGGACAGAATGTGAGGTGTTTGCATGGACAACAAATATTTCGATCGCATCAAGGGCGGACTATACGGGGTGGCCGTGGGCGACGCTTTGGGCGGGACGACAGAGTTTATGAGTACGCGGGAGATCGAAGCACAGTACGGTTATTTGACGGAAATCATCGGCGGCGGGGTCTGGAATCTGGAACCGGGAGAAGTGACCGACGATACGATGATGACGCTTTGCGTCGCGGCAGGCATTATCGAGAATCCTGCAGAGCCGATGGAAGCGATCGGGCGTTTCTTTATGGAATGGTATCAATCGCGTCCCAAAGACATCGGGAATATCATCCGTCATGTTTTTCAAACCTACGAAGGGGATTGGCT
Proteins encoded:
- a CDS encoding GNAT family N-acetyltransferase gives rise to the protein MKMKFTQVKTVEEIAEVARLAAEIWREYYVSIISMEQIEYMIGKYQAVPAITDQIRNQDYEYYLIHSADSSTVGYMSVRQEEDKLFLSKFYISKEQRGRGYASQAMVFLEELCKNRSLSHIWLTVNRHNESSIAVYEKKGYRTVREQIADIGNGFVMDDYIMEKEISVS
- a CDS encoding VOC family protein — protein: MTVKLTPYLNMEGNAREAIRFYEQALDAEVLSIITYGDMPEMPNTYTDALNQLVAHAKLRIGEAELMFSDAPTGTSIPKGKQVTICISTNSVETSKRFFEALEQEGQVNMPFEEAPFSPGFGDVTDKFGVTFQIYTED